DNA sequence from the Streptomyces sp. NBC_01497 genome:
CCCGGCGGACTTCGAGGCCGAGTGGATCTCGCACGACGGCGACGTGAAGGAAGCCGTGCTCTGGCACACGCCGGACGCGCCCGCCTCCTGCCGCCGCGCGACCCTCCTGCCGTCGGGCGCGACGCTCGCCTCCCGCGGCCTGCCCGACCCGGCGGTGCGCCCGCCCGGCCGCTACCTGTACGAACCGGACGGCGCCGTCATCCGCGCCCACCTCGTCGCCGAAGCGGCCGAGGACCTTCCGGGCGGTGGCCTGATCGACGAGACGATCGCGTACGTGACCGCCGACGAACTGCGGGAAACCCCCTTCGCGACGGCGTACGAGATCACCGATGTCCTCCCCTTCAACCTCAAGCGCCTCAAGGCACTGCTGCGGGAACGGGAGGTCGGCATCCTCACGGTGAAGAAACGCGGTTCGGCGGTGGAACCGGAGGAGTTCCGGCGGAAGTTGAAGCTCAAGGGAAAGAACGAGACGACGGTCATCCTCACCCGCGTGGCCGCCGCCCCCACGATGCTCCTCGCCCGCCGGGCCGGGCGCTGAGGGCCCGGGAGAGCCACGAGGACCGCCGTACGGAGCAGGACGGGAATCCGTACCCGGGGGAGAGCGGATGGCGCGACTCCGCAACGGAATCCACGAGGCATGGGCCCTGCCAACGGACGCGGACGGTCTCGCGCCGGGTGCCACCGAGTTCGATCTGGAGGTGGACCCGCCTGCCCTCTTCGCCCTCGGCGGTCGGCTGCCGCTCGTCGGTGAGCAGCTGACGACAGGGAGACCGGCGAGGGTCGGCAGGCCAGCATCTTCTGAACCGCCTGACTGGTGACGCCGAGTTCACGCGCGATGTCGGCCTGGGAGACGCCCTGGTCGATGAGCTCCTGCATGAGGTCGCGGCGCTCGGCGGCGAACCGGCGGGCCAGGCGGAGGCGGGTGTGCTGGATGGCCTGTTCGCGGGCCTCCTTGATGCGGTCGAGCGTCGCGCGGTGTGCGGAAAGGTCTCCGAGGGGTGCCATGGAGCCATGGCGACAACCCCGTGTTGTCGATGTCAACCCATGGTTGTCATACGGGAGGGCGGGTCGCCCGGGGATGACCTTGCGAGGACCTGCTCGCCGCGGTCGAGGAGGCGGTATCCCCCTCCGCCGTCGCCGGGGAGCGCTACGCACCGGCGCGGTTCGCCCGACTCGACAGCGAACGCCGAGGCCCGGCCCCCGTTCGGCCTGGAGCGCCGGGCGCCCGCCGGGGCCCGGCCCTGGCCACGCGTCAGGCCCGCGCCCGCCTTCGGTAGGCCCGCTGGCGGCAGGCCCGGGAGCAGTAGCGGCGGGGGCGCCCGCGCGCCGGGGCGGGGACGGCCGTCGCACACACGTCGCAGCGCGGCGGTGAGAGGTGCGGGGAACCGGTGGCGGCCTCGGCGGTGTCACCTTCGGCCGCGTCGGGGGCGGCCCCGGTCCGGCCGTCGCGGTCGTCGGGGTCGTCGGAGTCACTGGGGTCGTCGTTGCGGTCGTTACGAAATGTCTCGGGCTCCCGCCGCGCATCGCTCTTTTCGTCACGGAGCCCGTCGCCGGACGCCGTGGTCCGGTGCCTGCGCCGGACCATGGCCTCCACTCCGTCCAGGGTGCACGCGAGGCCGAAGTCGAACGGGTCCTCCGGCTCGTCGAACGCCCCGCTCATGCCGTACCTGGCGATCGCCGGGTACGGCACCATGCGCTCGACCAGTCTGTTCTGGCCGTGCCACCACTGGACGTGCGAGACGCCCGACTCGCGCTCCTCGCGCAGCACGTCGTGCGCCTGCCGCGCCGCCGACAGGACGAACCCCGCCAACAGCGCCACCACTTGCGCCGACTCCGACGGCCTCAGTCCGGTGCCTTCCGCGCAGGCGAGGGCGTGGTCGTAGTCCGCGAGCGTGTGCGGCCCGGGAAGCCTGCGGCTGCCGTCCGTCGTGACCAGCCACGGGTGGCGCAGGTGCAACTCCCAGTGGGTGCGGGCCCAGGCCTGAAGCCCGGCGCGCCAGTCGCCGGCCGGCGCTTCGGCCGGATCCCGCGCGGACAGCTCACCGAAGGCCGCGTCCCGCATCAGCTCGACCAGTTCGGCCCGGCCCGGCACGTGCCGGTACAGCGACATCGTCGTGAACCCGAGCCGTTCCGCGAGGCGCCGCATCGACAGGGCCTCCAGGCCGTCGGCGTCCGCCAGTTCGACCGCCGCCGCGACGATCCGGGGCACGGTCAGCCCCGGCCGGTCCTCGGCCACGCCGAACAGCAGATCCACCGTCCGCCGTACGTCCACCACCCTGACTCCCCGGGCCGCCCGCTGTCGTTGACAGCCACCTTAGCCGCGCGTCTATGCTGCACACCAATTGTGTACGGCGTACGCCTCGTCGTACGGTCGTCCCGGTGTCCCGCAACGGGGGTCCCTCAGCCATGTCAGCCCATCCCACCGAACCAGACCGACCTGCCGCACCTCCCGCACCTCCCGCACCTCCCGCACCCATCGGATCAGCCGGACCGGCCGTGTCCGCCGCCGTCGCGTTCCATGTCGCCCCCTGGGGCGACGACTCCGCCCCGGGCACGCCCGAGCGGCCGCTCGCCGGGCCCCACGGCGCCCTGCGTGCGGTGCGTGCCGCCCTCGCCCGGACGCCGGGCGGGTGCGGCGACGTCCTCGTCACCTACCGCGCCGGCACGTACGCCCTGCCCGAGCCCCTGGACCTCGGCTCCGGCGACGGCGGATCCGGGCCCGGCGGGCGGCGCGTCACGCACCAGCCGTACGGATACGGCACCGACGCGGCCGAATCCGTGGTGTTCAGCGGCGGTGCCCCCGTCACGGGATGGACTCCCGTCGGCGACGGCACCTGGCGGGCCGGCACCGGGTCGCTGGAACCCCGCCAGTTGTACGTGGACGACCGGCGTGCGCACCGGGCCGGCACGCCGCACGGCGCGTCCCCCCTCCCCGGTACCGTTACGAAAACCGAGACGGGTTATGTAACGGACAGCACGGCCCCGCAGGCGTGGCGCTCCCCCGCCTCCATCGAGTTCGTCTTCCGTGGCGTGTACCCGTGGTCCGAGGCGCGCCTGCGCGTCGCGTCCATCAGCGGTGACGCCCGCTCGACCACCTTCACCCTCGCCGAGCCGGGCTTCTCCCGCGCCAACGCCCTCTACGCGGCGGAAGTCCACGGTGGCGGTGCGCGGGAGGAGAGCGGTGGGGCTTCCTGGGGGCGGCTCGGCCTTCCGACATCGGCCGAGAACAGCCCCAGCTTCCTCACCGAACCGGGCACCTTCGCCCTCGACACCTCGGTCCCCGGCCACCACACCCTCCACTACCTCCCGCTGCCCGGCGAGGACCCCGCCGCGGCGGTGTTCACCATCCCGCTGCTGGAGCGGCTCCTCACCGCCCGGGGGGCCGCGGGCATCACCCTGCGGGGGCTGACGTTCGCGCACGCCGCCTGGCAGCGGCCGAGCGCCCCCGGTGGCTTCCCGCACTACCACGGCAACACGTTCCAGGACGAAGGACCGCTGGAGCGGGTCGACCTGTTCGACGGGGCCGCCCACCTCGTGGTCCCCGGAGCGCCCGCGCGCGTGCCGTCCGCGGTCGATCTGCGCGACTGCGCGGACCTCGTGCTGCGCGACAACACCTTCACCCACCTCGGGGCCGGCGCCGTCGCCGTCGAGGGCGGGGGCGCCGGTACCGCCCTCGTCGGCAATGTCGTGGAGGACGTGTCGGGCCCCGGCATCTCCGTCGACTCGGCGGACGGTGTCCGCGTGGAGGACAACCTGCTGCGGGACATCGGCGCCGAGTTCCACGGCTCCTCCGCGGTGTGGGTGTCGGACGCGCGGGACGTGGTGGTCGCCCACAACGAGATCCACGACGTGCCGTACTCCGGCATCGTCGTCATGGGCGGCGACCGCGCCGCACGCGTGCGGGTCACCGAGAACCTCGTCCGCCGGTCCCTGCTCGTCCTCGCCGACGGCGGCGGTGTCTATCTCGCGGGCCGCCAGGGGGACTCCTACGCGAGCGGCACCCTCGTGCGCGGGAACGTGCTGCTCGACGTCGTCACGCCGTACAACTTCGGCCTCTACACCGACTACGCCTGCTCGTGGACGACCGTTCTCGGCAATGTCGTCCGCGGGGCCGACACGCCGGCCCTGCTGCGCCCGGCGCTCCCGCTGGAGAACGTCGCGTTCGTCGGCAACTTCTGGGACGCGCACCCGGAGGGCGACGACGATCCGCCGCCCGGGGTCGTCTACGCCGCGAACACCGTCCTGCCCGGCGGCGGCACGGGCCTCGACGGCCGGAACAGGGACGCGGACGGGAACGGGGACGCGAGCGGCAGCGGCACGGACGGGCTGCCGACCGACATCGTCGCCGCCGCCGGCCGGTCCGCCCAACGCTGAGCAGGGGCAGCCCCCGATCGTCCGCCCGCCCCGGCCAGGTGAGGGAGTGATCACCGTCGCATCAGGCGCCGGGGCAGTCGGGTGTCCGTGTCCGCTTTCGAAGGGGCGTCGGAGGGAGGCGGCGCGGGCACACACGGACCGGGGCAGCCGCTTCCCGTCCCGCGCGGGCGCGCCGGCTCGGACACGGCGGCGACCTTCGCCGACCACCTGATCGCCTGACTGCCTGGCTGCCTGACTGCCTGACTGCCTGCGGCGGAGCGTCCCGGTGGACCATCCAGCAGGACCACCCGCGCGAGGTACGGGAGGCGACGCAGGCCACGGGGTGCCCCGCGGGGGCCGCCCGGCACGAGGGCGGGGCGCGGGTTCCGGTGCCGGAGCCCCGCCCCGACCCTCACGTCAGCGCAGGTCGTCGAACTCGGTGAGCTCGTCCGCGTAGATCTTCGACAGCGGCTGCGGTCCGACGTACTGCTGGCAGTTGCACTGTCGCAGTTCGAAGTGGAGGGGCTTCTTGTTCTCGTCCCACTCCGTCGGAACCTCCACATCTTCGTGGCACTTGCCGGTCTTGTCGTGCTTCGCCAGGTGATGGGTACAGCCACAGACGGCGTCCGGAAGCTTGTGGGACTCCTCGATCGCCTGCCGGCCCTTCTCCGCCAGCTTCAGGCGCTCCATCCTTCTGTCGTGCCTGGTCCTGAGCGCCGTACGGCCGGTATCAGCGATCCAGCTGAACCCGCCCACCATGAAGAAGACGAATATCCACCAAAACCAGTTCATCCGCCGCCCCTTCACCTGAATGGCGCATGCGTGTCACCTCCAGAATAGGACGGAACGGGTAGGAACGGCTTCAACAAGGAGTGCTCTCCTTGTCACGTACCGGGTCACGTCCGGGTGCCGACCCGGTACGCCCCCGGCCCCGCCGGTCCAGGACCCGTGGTGGGTAGCCTGCGCGACATGACCACCGAACGCCCAGAACCGCCGTCCGTCGGCGGCGAGCGCGAGATGCTGCGCTCCTTCCTCGACTTCCACCGTGCCACCCTCTCCATGAAAGCCGAAGGTCTCGACGACGACGAGTTGCGGCGGCGTTCGATGCCGCCGTCGACGCTGTCGCTGCTGGGGCTCGTGCGGCACATGTGCGAGGTGGAGCGCACCTGGTTCCGGATGGTGATCAACGGGGAGCGGCTGCCGCTGGTCTGGTCGCCGACCATGGACTACCAGAGCGCGTACGACGCGACGGGCGCGACCCGCGCGGAGGCGTTCGCCGCCTGGGAGGCCGAGGTCGAGCACTCCCGCCGGATCGAGCGGGAGGCCGCCTCGCTGGACGTCACAGGGGTGAACCGGCGGTCGGGCGAGGAGGTGTCGCTGCGGCTCGTGATGCTGCACATGATGCACGAGTACGCGCGCCACAACGGCCACGCGGACTTCCTGCGGGAGGGCATCGACGGCACCGTCGGCGCCTGACCCGCGCGCGGGGCCCCGGACTGCTTCCGTGGGTCCCCCGGGGCTCCCCGGGCCTCCGGCGCCGGTGCCCCGGAAGCCCCGAGGCCGCGAGCCCCCACGCACCGCTGACGGCGCCGGGTCCGGCGGGCGGCGTCGCCGCCGGCTTCCCCCGGTCCCGGGCCGCCGCTGCCCCGGCTTCCCCCGGCTACAGCGCCCGGAAGAAGGCCCGCACGTCCTCGATCAGCAGATCCGGCACCTCCAGGGCCGGGAAGTGACCGCCCCTGTCGTACTCGGTCCACCGCACGACGCGGTTGGTGCGCTCGGCGATGTGCCGCAGCGGCATGAACGTGTCCTCGGGAAAAGCCGCCACCGCCGTCGGCACGGTCGAGGGGCGGGGCGCGTCGCCCCCGTGCGGCGCGTGGGCCCGCTCGTAGTAGACGCGGGCGGCGGAGCCCGCCGTACCGGTCAGCCAGTACAGCATGACGTTCGTGAGCAGCGTCTCGCGGTCGATGACGTCGGCCCCGGCCGGCACGGCACGCGTGTCCGACCACGCGTGGAACTTCTCCGCGATCCAGGCCAGCTGCCCCACGGGCGAGTCGGTGAGGCCGTACGCGAGGGTCTGCGGCCGGGTCGCCTGGATCACCGCGTAGCCGGTGGCCTCGCGCGTCCAGGCCTTGTTCCGCTCCCAGGAGGCGAGCGTCCGGGCGCGCTGCGCGCTGTCGAGCACGGCCAGTTCCTCGCCGTCGGGCTCCGTGGCGGCGGCCGCCGAGGACAGCATGTTCAGGTGGACGCCGATGACCCGCTCCGGCCGCAGCCTGCCCAGCTCGCGGGAGATCACGGCGCCCCAGTCGCCGCCCTGGACC
Encoded proteins:
- a CDS encoding TetR/AcrR family transcriptional regulator, with the protein product MVDVRRTVDLLFGVAEDRPGLTVPRIVAAAVELADADGLEALSMRRLAERLGFTTMSLYRHVPGRAELVELMRDAAFGELSARDPAEAPAGDWRAGLQAWARTHWELHLRHPWLVTTDGSRRLPGPHTLADYDHALACAEGTGLRPSESAQVVALLAGFVLSAARQAHDVLREERESGVSHVQWWHGQNRLVERMVPYPAIARYGMSGAFDEPEDPFDFGLACTLDGVEAMVRRRHRTTASGDGLRDEKSDARREPETFRNDRNDDPSDSDDPDDRDGRTGAAPDAAEGDTAEAATGSPHLSPPRCDVCATAVPAPARGRPRRYCSRACRQRAYRRRARA
- a CDS encoding right-handed parallel beta-helix repeat-containing protein — encoded protein: MSAAVAFHVAPWGDDSAPGTPERPLAGPHGALRAVRAALARTPGGCGDVLVTYRAGTYALPEPLDLGSGDGGSGPGGRRVTHQPYGYGTDAAESVVFSGGAPVTGWTPVGDGTWRAGTGSLEPRQLYVDDRRAHRAGTPHGASPLPGTVTKTETGYVTDSTAPQAWRSPASIEFVFRGVYPWSEARLRVASISGDARSTTFTLAEPGFSRANALYAAEVHGGGAREESGGASWGRLGLPTSAENSPSFLTEPGTFALDTSVPGHHTLHYLPLPGEDPAAAVFTIPLLERLLTARGAAGITLRGLTFAHAAWQRPSAPGGFPHYHGNTFQDEGPLERVDLFDGAAHLVVPGAPARVPSAVDLRDCADLVLRDNTFTHLGAGAVAVEGGGAGTALVGNVVEDVSGPGISVDSADGVRVEDNLLRDIGAEFHGSSAVWVSDARDVVVAHNEIHDVPYSGIVVMGGDRAARVRVTENLVRRSLLVLADGGGVYLAGRQGDSYASGTLVRGNVLLDVVTPYNFGLYTDYACSWTTVLGNVVRGADTPALLRPALPLENVAFVGNFWDAHPEGDDDPPPGVVYAANTVLPGGGTGLDGRNRDADGNGDASGSGTDGLPTDIVAAAGRSAQR
- a CDS encoding DinB family protein is translated as MTTERPEPPSVGGEREMLRSFLDFHRATLSMKAEGLDDDELRRRSMPPSTLSLLGLVRHMCEVERTWFRMVINGERLPLVWSPTMDYQSAYDATGATRAEAFAAWEAEVEHSRRIEREAASLDVTGVNRRSGEEVSLRLVMLHMMHEYARHNGHADFLREGIDGTVGA
- a CDS encoding epoxide hydrolase family protein, with the protein product MSSTAAGPNGPRPTALHDTAGDSDDREGEATAGAAEPRASTPRPFRIDVPQADLDDLHHRLERTRWPDELPGAGWSYGVPLGYLRELADDWRHRYDWRAAEARLNAWPQFTTTIDGATVHFAHLRSPEPDATPLLMTHGWPGSIVEFERIAGPLTDPRAHGGDPADAFHLILPSIPGFGFSGPTHDKGWEYRRVAVAFAALMRELGYERYGVQGGDWGAVISRELGRLRPERVIGVHLNMLSSAAAATEPDGEELAVLDSAQRARTLASWERNKAWTREATGYAVIQATRPQTLAYGLTDSPVGQLAWIAEKFHAWSDTRAVPAGADVIDRETLLTNVMLYWLTGTAGSAARVYYERAHAPHGGDAPRPSTVPTAVAAFPEDTFMPLRHIAERTNRVVRWTEYDRGGHFPALEVPDLLIEDVRAFFRAL